From Panthera tigris isolate Pti1 chromosome D3, P.tigris_Pti1_mat1.1, whole genome shotgun sequence, one genomic window encodes:
- the PRKAB1 gene encoding 5'-AMP-activated protein kinase subunit beta-1: protein MGNTSSERAALERQGGHKTPRRDSSGGAKDGDRPKILMDSPEDADLFHSEEIKAPEKEEFLAWQHDLEVNDKAPAQARPTVFRWTGGGKEVYLSGSFNNWSKLPLTRSHNNFVAILDLPEGEHQYKFFVDGQWTHDPSEPIVTSQLGTVNNIIQVKKTDFEVFDALMVDSQKCSDVSELSSSPPGPYHQEPYVSKPEERFKAPPILPPHLLQVILNKDTGISCDPALLPEPNHVMLNHLYALSIKDGVMVLSATHRYKKKYVTTLLYKPI, encoded by the exons ATGGGCAACACGAGCAGCGAGCGGGCCGCGCTGGAGCGGCAGGGCGGCCACAAGACGCCGCGGAGGGACAGCTCCGGGGGCGCCAAGGACGGGGACAGGCCCAAGATCCTGATGGACAGCCCCGAGGACGCCGACCTCTTCCACTCCGAGGAAATcaag gctccagagaaggaagaattcCTGGCTTGGCAGCATGATCTGGAAGTGAATGATAAAGCCCCTGCCCAGGCTCGGCCAACAGTATTTCGATGGACGGGAGGCGGAAAGGAAGTTTACTTATCCGGGTCCTTCAACAACTGGAGTAAACTTCCCCTCACAAGAAG CCACAATAACTTTGTAGCCATCCTGGACCTGCCTGAAGGAGAGCATCAGTACAAGTTCTTTGTGGATGGTCAGTGGACACATGACCCTTCTGAG CCAATAGTAACCAGCCAGCTTGGCACAGTTAACAACATCATTCAAGTGAAGAAAACTGACTTTGAAGTATTTGATGCTTTAATGGTGGATTCCCAAAAGTGCTCCGATGTGTCTG AGCTGTCCAGCTCCCCACCAGGACCCTACCATCAGGAACCCTATGTCTCAAAACCAGAAGAACGGTTTAAGGCACCACCCATTCTTCCTCCACATCTGCTCCAGGTCATCCTGAACAAGGACACGGGGATTTCT TGTGATCCAGCTTTGCTCCCCGAGCCCAACCACGTCATGTTGAACCACCTTTATGCACTCTCTATCAAG GATGGAGTGATGGTGCTCAGCGCGACCCACCGGTACAAGAAAAAGTATGTCACCACCTTGCTATACAAGCCCATATGA